One segment of Brassica napus cultivar Da-Ae chromosome C3, Da-Ae, whole genome shotgun sequence DNA contains the following:
- the LOC106382976 gene encoding cytosolic endo-beta-N-acetylglucosaminidase 1-like, with the protein MSISKDETMLAPPPSFDPTKPSRPISFPIKTLQDLASRSYFDSFHFPFNRSSVPLRQNIGSLPDRSRLLVCHDMKGGYVDDKWVQGCGNNKGFAIWNWYLMDVFVYFAHSLVTLPPPCWTNTAHRHGVKVLGTFITEWDEGKATCKELLATKESAQMYAERLAELAAGLGFDGWLINIENVIDQVQIPNLKTFVSHLTKAMHSSVPGSLVIWYDSVTVKGSLAWQDQLNEMNKPFFDICDGIFMNYTWKENYPKESAKIAGDRKHDVYMGIDVFGRGTFGGGQWKANVALDLLKSSDVSAALFAPGWVYETDQPPDYHTAQNKWWSLVEKSWGIVQTYPQSLPLYSDFNQGLGSHVSLQGQKLSDAPWYNISCQSLQPLLEFNEGNKSETMQVTVDGREASYNGGGNISFKGTLKRNAHHTTRLFKPNLQLSGSHISVSYSVKSDERSMLGLLLRFSTPSQETKSLVMAPNEYMHRFGDMFLPCLRRTTSDWTVHEANLLMDGHTLTEISALCYGPDDLAEETNTQGYSALLGHISIKSQQKTKLFPPASAWVVEAHNIEIVPGDSGSRTVSCKLQWRLKHPEEDSVFTRYNVYAEKLNSSDYKSRKVMEEPRSEENFLGTAHVDAYYVSDMVVGPDVKKVRFVIQTWDEDGSWQELDTSPSVLVEAERLSSKLCCCGLI; encoded by the exons ATGTCCATATCCAAAGACGAAACTATGCTAGCTCCACCTCCATCTTTCGATCCCACTAAGCCATCCAGACCAATCtcatttccaatcaaaacaCTCCAAGACTTGGCTTCTCGGTCTTACTTCGACTCCTTTCACTTCCCCTTTAACCGCTCCTCCGTCCCTCTCCGACAGAACATCGGTTCCTTGCCTGACCGATCCAGGCTTCTTGTTTGTCACGACATGAAAGGAGGGTACGTTGACGACAAGTGGGTACAAGGGTGtggaaacaacaaaggtttcgCGATCTGGAACTGGTACTTGATGGACGTTTTTGTCTACTTCGCTCACTCTCTCGTCACTCTTCCTCCTCCTTGCTGGACCAACACTGCTCACAGACACGGTGTCAAG GTACTGGGGACTTTCATCACAGAATGGGACGAAGGTAAAGCTACGTGCAAGGAGTTGTTGGCGACTAAGGAGTCTGCGCAGATGTATGCAGAGCGCTTAGCAGAGCTTGCTGCTGGTCTAGGCTTTGATGGGTGGCTG ATTAATATAGAGAATGTAATAGATCAAGTCCAGATTCCAAATTTGAAGACTTTTGTAAGCCATCTTACAAAAGCCATGCATTCATCTGTACCCGGGAGTTTAGTTATATG GTATGATAGTGTCACTGTTAAGGGCAGCCTTGCTTGGCAAGATCAGTTGAATGAAATGAACAAACCTTTCTTTGATATATGTGATGGAATATTCATGAACTATACATGGAAG GAAAACTACCCCAAAGAATCAGCCAAAATTGCTGGTGACAGAAAACATGATGTCTACATGGGGATAGATGTGTTTGGTAGGGGCACTTTCGGTGGTGGCCAGTGGAAG GCAAATGTTGCACTTGATTTGCTGAAGAGCAGCGATGTATCAGCTGCACTATTTGCTCCTGGATGGGTGTATGAGACCGATCAACCACCAGATTATCATACCGCACAAAACAA atgGTGGTCACTTGTTGAGAAGTCATGGGGAATAGTTCAAACATATCCACAATCCTTACCCTTATACTCAGATTTCAATCAG GGACTTGGTTCTCATGTTTCTCTCCAAGGTCAGAAACTATCAGATGCTCCCTGGTACAACATTTCTTGCCAAAGTCTGCAG CCACTCTTAGAATTCAATGAAGGAAACAAGTCAGAGACCATGCAGGTCACTGTTGA TGGTAGAGAAGCATCATATAACGGAGGAGGGAACATTAGTTTCAAAGGAACACTAAAGAGAAATGCACATCACACAACAAGACTATTCAAACCTAACCTTCAGCTTTCTGGTTCTCACATCTCTGTCTCCTACTCT GTGAAATCAGATGAAAGATCTATGCTAGGCCTTCTCCTCCGTTTTTCAACTCCTTCACAGGAGACAAAGTCCTTAGTCATGGCTCCAAATGAATACATGCACAGATTTGGTGACATGTTCCTGCCATGCCTAAGAAGGACCACATCGGACTGGACAGTGCACGAAGCAAACCTTCTTATGGATGGACACACACTGACTGAGATCTCTGCCTTGTGCTACGGTCCAGATGATCTTGCAGAAGAAACAAACACACAAGGATACTCTGCATTGCTTGGCCATATCTCTATCAAGTCCCAGCAGAAAACCAAACTCTTCCCCCCAGCGTCAGCATGGGTTGTCGAGGCTCATAACATAGAGATTGTACCGGGTGATTCTGGCTCCAGGACTGTAAGTTGTAAGCTGCAATGGAGGTTGAAGCATCCTGAGGAGGATTCTGTGTTTACAAGGTACAATGTGTATGCGGAGAAGCTGAATTCAAGTGATTACAAGTCAAGGAAGGTTATGGAAGAACCGAGAAGCGAGGAAAATTTTCTTGGGACGGCTCATGTTGATGCTTATTATGTTTCTGATATGGTGGTTGGACCAGATGTGAAGAAAGTCAGGTTTGTGATTCAGACCTGGGATGAAGATGGTTCATGGCAGGAGCTGGATACTTCCCCAAGCGTTCTCGTTGAGGCAGAACGTCTCAGTTCAAAGCTTTGTTGCTGTGGGTTGATTTGA
- the LOC106382975 gene encoding anaphase-promoting complex subunit 1, whose translation MSPGVRRLTVLGKFKPFGLIAEATDDGKPPDVDVPDSYEYFLFDPDLTGQLDNDDGNEANFSRQREHELFIRHNRIIWTSGSRVLKRFTLSSPIIKACWSHLGPGPEAFLCVLQIGCLTVYSTSGEVVSVPLSRTVISIWPLPFGLLLQQAAEVNQSSHIPFSAATPTLASREMLRQRKEIGNINFHSLVAHDLTSKRDMSSHLILRDPLEEPEPIYLEERGRLNIMKDYDERTIWTSDRLPLMTSYNKGKMQHSVWAAELIESASCSSGVVPDTVFPKRVSFRRIWQAKGAKKAASKVFLATDDAIPVICFLILEQKKLLSVGLQTVEINNEILFDVKPDISWSVSAIAAAPVVVTRSQVKNGLLPHLDIIVLSPENDLVLYSGKQCLCKYVLPSGFGKNLVSGDRESAEKDSGSRDLKITGLSDAVLGCINLSVNHSQIFRCALTGSPSSSLANDCIAAIAEGLRSDLYNLFLSLLWGDDNSGQKGSCVHFEWESFCNIFLGICQKPTDVHLKQPKASSESSWEFLLNSNFQKTYSGFHSGIASNNSLNLEGTVPFGTKTGGGKLPSKSMELMVQSLDCLHAVYESLKMDNLRKQDLHQLAVLLCNIAKFLGEKCYIDHYIRDFPRLSETIRACTTLSSCRKPPNLFRWFENCLRRGSLPTNLDDLPDLIRKDGCSIVSWARKIVSFYSVLFGDKPVGQKLSSGVPCNIAPGSYSSNEELAILAMAGERFGLHQLDLLPSGVSLPLRHALDSCRESPPADWPAIAYVLLGREDMALSVFRNLSSSKEFEMQSDTSLISMSIPYMLHLHPVIVPSSLSESTGMENTKIEDTSSVDGSVIDGMEHIFNSYTQLRYGRDLRLNEVRRLLCSARPVVIQTSANPTISDQEQQQDQLWRIAQRTAVLPLGRGAFTLSTIHTLLTEAFTVPKLVLAGRLPAQQNAIVNLDPNVRNIQELKTWPEFHNAVAAGLRLAPLQGKVSRTWIKYNKPGEPNAVHAGLLFGLGLQGYLHVLNLSDIYQYFTQDHESTTVGLMLGLAASYRRTMQPEIAKALFFHVPARYQASYAEFEIPTLLQSAALVSVGILFEGSAHQQTMQLLLGEIGRRSAGDNVLEREGYAVSAGFSLGLVALGRGGDALGSLDPFVNRLLQYLGAKEGRSLLAPSNEDHRSAAQITDGNTSNVDITAPGAIIALALMYLKTESEVIFSKLSIPQTHYELECVRPDFIMLRVIARNLIMWSRIRPRCDWIQSQVPEVVKNGISHLQDDMDDTYEVDVEALVHAYVNIVAGACISLGLRFAGTRDGNARDLLYNYALYLLNEIKPVSATSGTAFPRGISKFVDRGTLEMCLYLVVLSLAVVMAGSGDLQIFRLLRFLRSRNSADGHANYGTQMAVSLATGFLFLGGGMRTFSTSNGSIAMLLITLYPRLPSGPNDNRCHLQAFRHLYVLATEARWLQTIDVDSGLPVYTPIEITVKETELYSETRFCEVTPCILPERAILKRICVCGPRYWPQQVELVPEEKHWWSFGDKSDTFSSGVIHVKRKVGACSYVDDPVGCQSLLSRAMHKVFGLRTLDESNTLASSHRELDSDSVDHLVSTFSSDPSLIAFAQLCCDKSWNDRSDSDFKEFCLQVLFDCISKDRPALLQVYLSLYTTIASMADLLVKTDSNVCDSLSISSLKVALAYNEAVTSGRLASSGGFVQSIFLASLGKRCEEILNCSTELKINLRNYLTSEAWPDDNNSELQKDTMLLSWYLKWFSVPSPSIIRAAVEKIKSKFKISTSAVPLLRLLLPSTHISAISEIDRVFFPSNVTIAL comes from the exons ATGTCTCCAGGGGTTCGACGACTTACTGTCCTCGGAAAGTTCAAACCTTTCGGTCTAATCGCTGAAGCTACTGATGATGGTAAACCTCCGGACGTTGATGTTCCCGATTCCTACGAGTATTTTCTGTTCGATCCTGATCTCACCGGCCAGCTAGACAATGATGATGGCAATGAAGCTAACTTCTCGCGGCAGAGAGAGCATGAGCTCTTCATCCGACACAACCG CATAATCTGGACAAGCGGTTCACGCGTGCTCAAGCGGTTTACCTTGTCTTCTCCCATCATCAAG GCATGCTGGAGTCACCTTGGTCCAGGACCAGAAGCTTTCCTTTGTGTCTTACAAATTGGTTGTTTAACAGTATACAGCACATCAG GCGAAGTTGTATCTGTTCCACTTTCACGTACTGTCATATCAATATGGCCTCTACCGTTTGGTCTACTTCTTCAGCAAGCTGCTGAAGTGAATCAATCCTCACATATTCCCTTTTCTGCTGCTACCCCCACTCTTGCTTCCCGTGAGATGCTGCGCCAAAGAAAAGAAATTGGGAATATTAATTTTCATTCCCTAGTGGCGCATGACCTTACTAGCAAAAGAGACATGTCTTCCCATCTGATTCTTAGAGATCCGTTAGAGGAACCTGAG CCAATCTATCTAGAAGAGAGGGGCAGGTTGAACATAATGAAGGACTACGATGAAAGAACAATTTGGACAAGTGACCGTCTTCCCCTTATGACCTCATATAACAAAG gcaaGATGCAACATTCTGTGTGGGCAGCCGAACTTATAGAGTCTGCTTCATGTTCAAGCGGCGTGGTTCCTGATACTGTTTTCCCGAAGCGAGTATCTTTTCGCAGAATATGGCAAGCCAAAGGTGCTAAGAAAGCTGCATCTAAG GTCTTTTTGGCAACTGATGATGCAATCCCAGTAATTTGCTTTCTGATTCTAGAACAAAAGAAGCTGTTATCGGTGGGGCTCCAAACTGTTGAGATCAATAATGAAATTCTGTTTGACGTTAAGCCTGATATAAGCTGGAGTGTCTCTGCAATTGCTGCTGCACCTGTTGTCGTAACACGCTCTCA AGTGAAAAACGGACTGCTTCCACATTTGGATATCATTGTTTTATCTCCAGAAAATGACCTCGTTCTTTAT TCAGGAAAACAATGTCTCTGTAAATATGTACTGCCATCTGGGTTTGGGAAAAATCTCGTTTCTGGTGATAGAGAGTCTGCAGAAAAAGATTCAGGTTCCCGGGACCTGAAGATCACTGGATTGTCTGATGCTGTGTTAGGATGCATCAATTTATCAGTAAATCATTCACAG ATCTTTCGGTGTGCCTTAACTGGTAGCCCTTCATCTTCACTTGCAAATGATTGCATAGCAGCCATAGCTGAGGGATTACGATCGGATTTGTACAAtttatttctctctcttctttggGGAGATGATAATTCTGGTCAGAAAGGTTCTTGTGTTCATTTTGAATGGGAATCGTTTTGCAACATTTTTCTGGGGATCTGTCAGAAACCTACTGATGTACATCTGAAGCAACCCAAAGCatcatcagagtcctcctgggAGTTTCTTCTCAACAGCAATTTTCAGAAGACATACTCTGGGTTTCATAGTGGCATAGCTTCAAACAATTCTTTGAATCTGGAAGGAACTGTCCCGTTTGGTACTAAGACTGGTGGTGGAAAATTACCAAGCAAGTCAATGGAATTGATGGTCCAGAGTTTAGATTGTCTTCATGCAGTATATGAGAGTTTGAAGATGGATAATCTACGGAAACA GGATTTGCATCAGCTAGCTGTTTTATTGTGCAATATTGCCAAGTTCCTGGGTGAGAAGTGTTACATAGATCACTACATACGTGATTTTCCTCGTCTTTCCGAAACTATCCGGGCATGCACAACCCTTTCTTCTTGCAGAAAACCTCCAAATCTGTTCAGATGGTTCGAGAACTGTTTAAGACGTGGATCTTTACCCACAAACCTTGATGACCTCCCAGATTTGATCCGTAAAGATGGTTGCTCCATTGTGAGCTGGGCAAGGAAAATTGTTTCCTTCTACAGTGTGCTATTTGGTGATAAGCCAGTAGGACAAAAACTTTCGTCAGGTGTGCCCTGTAATATTGCTCCAGGATCATATTCCAGTAACGAGGAACTTGCTATCTTAGCTATGGCTGGAGAGAGATTTGGGCTTCATCAGCTGGATTTGCTACCTTCTGGTGTATCTCTCCCTCTGAGACAT GCTCTGGATAGCTGTCGAGAATCTCCTCCGGCTGACTGGCCAGCAATTGCTTATGTGCTTCTTGGTCGAGAAGATATGGCCCTCTCCGTCTTCAGAAATTTGAGCTCATCTAAGGAATTTGAGATGCAGTCAGATACGAGTTTAATATCCATGTCCATACCTTACATGCTGCACTTGCATCCAGTAATTGTCCCATCCTCTTTATCCGAGTCAACTGGCATGGAAAACACTAAGATTGAGGATACAAGTTCCGTGGATGGTTCTGTGATAGATGGAATGGAACATATCTTCAACTCCTATACGCAGTTACGGTATGGACGAGATCTACGGCTGAATGAG GTTCGACGTCTTTTGTGCTCTGCACGACCTGTGGTAATTCAAACGTCTGCTAACCCTACTATATCTGATCAAGAGCAGCAACAG GACCAGCTATGGCGCATAGCACAGAGGACTGCTGTGCTTCCCCTTGGGCGTGGAGCATTCACATTATCTACAATACACACTCTTTTAACTGAG GCGTTTACTGTGCCAAAGCTTGTTTTGGCTGGTCGGCTACCTGCCCAACAAAATGCCATT GTTAATCTGGATCCAAACGTAAGGAATATCCAAGAACTTAAGACGTGGCCAGAGTTTCATAATGCTGTTGCTGCTGGGTTACGACTGGCCCCGCTTCAG GGAAAGGTCTCCAGAACGTGGATTAAATACAATAAACCTGGAGAGCCAAATGCTGTTCATGCTGGACTTCTGTTTGGGCTGGGATTACAGGGATATTTGCATGTGTTAAACCTCAGTGACATATACCAATATTTCACTCAG GACCATGAGAGCACTACGGTAGGTTTGATGCTTGGTCTGGCGGCTTCTTATAGGAGAACAATGCAACCTGAAATCGCAAAG GCTCTCTTTTTCCATGTTCCCGCGCGATACCAAGCTTCATATGCTGAGTTTGAGATACCAACACTTCTGCAG TCTGCAGCTTTAGTCTCTGTTGGCATTCTATTTGAAGGATCAGCACACCAGCAGACAATGCAATTACTTCTG GGTGAAATTGGCCGCCGAAGTGCAGGGGACAATGTTCTTGAAAGGGAGGGTTATGCTGTATCTGCAGGATTCTCGCTTGGTCTTGTTGCATTGG GCCGTGGAGGTGATGCGCTCGGTTCGCTGGACCCCTTTGTCAATCGCTTACTTCAGTATTTAGGAGCAAAAGAG GGAAGATCTCTCCTTGCACCATCAAACGAAGATCACCGAAGTGCAGCACAG ATAACAGACGGAAACACTTCCAATGTTGATATAACTGCACCTGGAGCGATAATCGCTCTCGCATTAATGTATCTTAAG ACAGAATCAGAGGTCATTTTCTCAAAGCTCTCTATTCCACAAACCCATTATGAGTTGGAATGCGTAAGGCCTGATTTCATAATGCTTCGTGTCATTGCTCGGAACTTGATAATGTGGagcag GATCCGTCCTAGATGTGATTGGATTCAGTCCCAAGTTCCTGAAGTTGTCAAAAATGGTATCAGCCACCTCCAAGATGACATGGATGATACGTATGAGGTGGATGTTGAAGCCCTTGTGCACGCATATGTCAATATAGTGGCCGGGGCCTGCATTTCACTTG GGCTAAGATTTGCTGGTACAAGGGATGGAAATGCTCGTGACTTGCTTTACAACTACGCTCTCTATCTTCTGAATGag ATCAAGCCTGTTTCTGCTACATCTGGAACTGCATTTCCGAGGGGAATATCTAAATTTGTTGATCGAGGAACGCTTGAAATGTGTCTTTATCTTGTTGTTCTTTCCCTTGCAGTG GTTATGGCGGGATCAGGGGACTTGCAAATATTTCGGTTGTTGAGGTTTCTCCGCAGCCGAAACTCTGCTGATGGACATGCTAACTACGGCACTCAAATGGCG gtGAGCTTAGCAACAGGTTTCTTGTTTCTTGGGGGTGGCATGCGAACATTTTCAACGAGTAATGGCTCAATTGCAATGTTGCTCATCACTCTCTATCCACGGTTGCCTTCTGGACCAAATGACAATCGTTGTCACCTCCAG GCTTTCAGGCATTTATATGTCCTTGCAACAGAGGCTCGTTGGCTGCAGACTATTGATGTTGATTCCGGCCTGCCTGTATATACTCCTATAGAAATCACAGTAAAAGAGACAGAACTTTATTCAGAAACAAGATTTTGTGAGGTTACCCCATGCATTCTACCAGAGCGTGCTATT CTAAAGAGAATTTGTGTATGTGGTCCTCGATACTGGCCCCAACAAGTTGAGCTTGTCCCAGAAG AGAAACATTGGTGGAGCTTTGGTGACAAGAGTGATACCTTCAGTTCTGGCGTTATACATGTCAAAAGGAAAGTAGGGGCTTGTTCGTATGTCGATGATCCAGTTGGGTGTCAGTCACTCCTTTCACGAGCAATGCATAAG GTTTTTGGTTTAAGAACTCTGGACGAATCTAACACGCTTGCTAGTAGTCATAGAGAACTGGATTCTGATAGCGTTGATCACTTGGTCAGCACTTTCTCATCTGATCCAAGCCTAATAGCCTTTGCACAGTTGTGCTGTGACAAATCCTGGAATGACAG ATCTGATTCTGATTTCAAGGAGTTCTGTCTGCAAGTGTTGTTTGACTGTATAAGCAAGGATAGACCAGCTCTTTTGCAG GTTTATTTATCTTTGTATACAACCATTGCTTCGATGGCTGATCTGCTAGTCAAAACCGATAGTAATGTGTGTGATTCACTTTCCATCTCAAGCCTCAAG GTTGCTCTTGCCTACAACGAAGCGGTAACAAGTGGAAGATTGGCCTCTTCAGGTGGCTTTGTTCAATCCATCTTCTTAGCATCACTGGGGAAACGGTGTGAAGAGATACTAAATTGCTCAACCGAGCTCAAGATTAACTTGAGGAACTATTTGACCTCGGAAGCATGGCCTGATGATAATAACTCTGAGCTGCAGAAAGATACAATGCTTCTCTCGTGGTATTTAAAATGGTTCAGTGTACCGTCTCCATCGATCATCAGAGCAGCAGTGGAAAAGATCAAATCCAAGTTCAAGATCTCAACTTCGGCAGTACCTTTGTTACGATTGTTGTTACCAAGTACGCATATTAGTGCCATTAGTGAGATTGATAGGGTCTTTTTCCCATCAAATGTAACAATTGCATTgtga
- the LOC106382978 gene encoding abscisic acid receptor PYL5-like, whose protein sequence is MSSAVQIQHGSDAPNGFHTLQPHDQTDGLIRRVCLTRGMHVPEHVAMHHSYDVGPDQCCSSVVKTTHAPPECVWALLRRFDNPRAYKNFIRQCRIMQGDGLHAGDLREVMVVSGLPAVSSTERLEILDEERHVISFSVVGGDHRLENYRSVTTLHASDEEGTVVVESYIVDVPPGNTEEETVSFVDTIVRCNLQSLARSTNRQ, encoded by the coding sequence ATGAGTTCAGCGGTGCAGATCCAACATGGCTCCGACGCCCCCAACGGCTTCCACACGCTGCAGCCACACGACCAAACCGATGGTCTGATCAGACGTGTGTGCCTCACGCGCGGTATGCATGTGCCTGAGCACGTGGCGATGCACCACTCGTACGACGTTGGTCCGGATCAGTGCTGCTCCTCGGTGGTGAAGACGACCCACGCGCCGCCCGAGTGCGTATGGGCCCTCCTGCGTCGTTTCGATAACCCTAGAGCTTACAAGAACTTCATCAGGCAGTGCCGTATCATGCAAGGCGACGGGCTACACGCCGGAGATCTCCGGGAAGTCATGGTCGTGTCGGGACTCCCAGCGGTCTCGAGCACCGAGAGGTTAGAGATCTTGGACGAGGAGCGTCACGTGATAAGCTTTAGCGTCGTGGGTGGGGACCACCGGCTCGAGAACTACCGATCGGTGACGACACTGCATGCGTCGGATGAAGAAGGAACCGTCGTGGTGGAGTCTTATATCGTAGATGTGCCGCCGGGAAACACGGAGGAGGAGACTGTTAGCTTCGTGGATACTATAGTCCGGTGCAATCTTCAGTCTCTGGCTAGAAGTACCAACCGGCAATAA